The sequence TGACGAGTAGTCCTGTGAGTCAGCGCACCTCCGTGCTGACGAGTAGTCCTGTGAGTCAGCCCACCTCCGTGCTGACGAGTAGTCCTGTGAGTCAGCCCACCTCCGTGCTGACGAGTAGTCCTGTGAGTCAGCCCACCTCCGTGCTGACGAGTAGTCCTGTGAGTCAGCCCACCTCCGTGCTGACGAGTAGTCCTGTGAGTCAGCCCACCTCCGTGCTGACGAGTAGTCCTGTGAGTCAGCCCACCTCAGTGCTGACGAGTAGTCCTGTGAGTCAGCCCACCTCAGTGCTGACGAGTAGTCCTGTGAGTCAGCCCACCTCCGTGCTGACGAGTAGTCCTGTGAGTCAGCCCACCTCCGTGCTGACGAGTAGTCCTGTGAGTCCGCCCACCTCAGTGCTGACGAGTAGTCCTGTGAGTCAGCCCACCTCCGTGCTGACGAGTAGTCCTGTGAGTCAGCCCACCTCCGTGCTGACGAGTAGTCCTGTGAGTCAGCCCACCTCCGTGCTGACGAGTAGTCCTGTGAGTCAGCCCACCTCCGTGCTGACGAGTAGTTCCTGTGAGTCAGCCCACCTCCGTGCTGAAGAGGAGTCCTGTGAGTCAGCCCACCTCCGTGCTGACGAGTAGTCCTGTGAGTCCGCCCACCTCAGTGCTGACGAGTAGTCCTGTGAGTCAGCCCACCTCCGTGCTGACGAGTAGTCCTGTGAGTCAGCCCACCTCCGTGCTGGCGAGTAGTCTTGTGAGTCAGCCCACCTCCGTGCTGACGAGTAGTCCTGTGAGTCAGCCCACCTCCGTGCTGGCGAGTAGTCTTGTGAGTCAGCCCACCTCCGTGCTGACGAGTAGTCCTGTGAGTCAGCCCACCTCCGTGCTGACGAGTATTTCCTGTGAGTCAGCGCACTTCCTTGCTGACGAGTAGTCTTGTGAGTCAGCCCACCTCCGTGCTGACGAGTAGTCCTGTGAGTCAGCCCACCTCCGTGCTGACGAGTAGTCTTGTGAGTCAGCCCACCTCCGTGCTGACGAGTAGTCCTGTGAGTCAGCGCACCTCCGTGCTGACGAGTAGTCCTGTGAGTCAGCGCACTTCCGTGCTGACGAGTAGTCCTGTGAGTCAGCGCACCTCCGTGCTGACGAGTAGTCTTGTGAGTCAGCCCACCTCCGTGCTGACGAGTAGTCCTGTGAGTCAGCCCACCTCCGTGCTGACGAGTAGTCCTGTGAGTCAGCCCACATCCGTGCTGGCGAGTAGTCCTGTGAGTCAGCGCACCTCCGTACTGACGAGTAGTCCTGTGAGTCAGCCCACCTCCGTGCTGACGAGTAGTCCTGTGAGTCAGCGCACCTCCGTGCTGACGAGTAGTCCTGTGAGTCAGCGCACCTCCGTGCTGACGAGTAGTCCTGTGAGTCAGCCCACCTCCGTGCTGACGAGTAGTCCTGTGAGTCAGCGCACCTCCGTGCTGACGAGTAGTCCTGTGAGTCAGCCCACCTCCGTGCTGACGAGTAGTCCTGTGAGTCAGCCCACCTCCGTGCTGACGAGTAGTCCTGTGAGTCAGCCCACCTCCGTGCTGACGAGTAGTCCTGTGAGTCAGCCCACCTCCGTGCTGACGAGTAGTCCTGTGAGTCAGCCCACCTCCGTGCTGACGAGTAGTCCTGTGAGTCAGCCCACCTCAGTGCTGACGAGTAGTCCTGTGAGTCAGCCCACCTCCGTGCTGACGAGTAGTCCTGTGAGTCAGCCCACCTCCGTGCTGACGAGTAGTCCTGTGAGTCAGCCCACCTCCGTGCTGACGAGTAGTCCTGTGAGTCCGCCCACCTCCGTGCTGACGAGTAGTTCCTGTGAGTCAGCCCACCTCCGTGCTGAAGAGTAGTCCAGTGAGTCAGCCCACCTCCGTGCTGACGAGTAGTCCTGTGAGTCCGCCCACCTCAGTGCTGACGAGTAGTCCTGTGAGTCAGCCCAATTCCGTGCTGACGAGTAGTCCTGTGAGTCAGCCCACCTCCGTGCTGGCGAGTAGTCTTGTGAGTCAGCCCACCTCCGTGCTGACGAGTAGTCCTGTGAGTCAGCCCACCTCCGTGCTGGCGAGTAGTCTTGTGAGTCAGCCCACCTCCGTGCTGACGAGTAGTCCTGTGAGTCAGCCCACCTCCGTGCTGACGAGTATTTCCTGTGAGTCAGCGCACTTCCTTGCTGACGAGTAGTCTTGTGAGTCAGCCCACCTCCGTGCTGACGAGTAGTCCTGTGAGTCAGCCCACCTCCGTGCTGACGAGTAGTCTTGTGAGTCAGCCCACCTCCGTGCTGACGAGTAGTCCTGTGAGTCAGCCCACCTCCGTGCTGACGAGTAGTCCTTTGAGTCAGCGCACTTCCGTGCTGACGAGTAGTCCTGTGAGTCAGCGCACCTCCGTGCTGACGAGTAGTCTTGTGAGTCAGCCCACCTCCGTGCTGACGAGTAGTCCTGTGAGTCAGCCCACCTCCGTGCTGACGAGTAGTCCTGTGAGTCAGCCCACATCCGTGCTGGCGAGTAGTCCTGTGAGTCAGCGCACCTCCGTACTGACGAGTAGTCCTGTGAGTCAGCCCACCTCCGTGCTGACGAGTAGTCCTGTGAGTCAGCGCACCTCCGTGCTGACGAGTAGTCCTGTGAGTCAGCGCACCTCCGTGCTGACGAGTAGTCCTGTGAGTCAGCCCACCTCCGTGCTGACGAGTAGTCCTGTGAGTCAGCGCACCTCCGTGCTGACGAGTAGTCCTGTGAGTCAGCCCACCTCCGTGCTGACGAGTAGTCCTGTGAGTCAGCGCACCTCCGTGCTGACGAGTAGTCCTGTGAGTCAGCCCACCTCCGTGCTGACGAGTAGTCCTGTGAGTCAGCCCACCTCCGTGCTGACGAGTAGTCCTGTGAGTCAGCCCACCTCCGTGCTGACGAGTAGTCCTGTGAGTCAGCCCACCTCCGTGCTGACGAGTAGTCCTGTGAGTCAGCCCACCTCCGTGCTGACGAGTAGTCCTGTGAGTCAGCCCACCTCAGTGCTGACGAGTAGTCCTGTGAGTCAGCCCACCTCAGTGCTGACGAGTAGTCCTGTGAGTCAGCCCACCTCCGTGCTGACGAGTAGTCCTGTGAGTCAGCCCACCTCCGTGCTGACGAGTAGTCCTGTGAGTCCGCCCACCTCAGTGCTGACGAGTAGTCCTGTGAGTCAGCCCACCTCCGTGCTGACGAGTAGTCCTGTGAGTCAGCCCACCTCCGTGCTGACGAGTAGTCCTGTGAGTCAGCGCACCTCCGTGCTGACGAGTAGTCCTGTGAGTCAGCCCACCTCCGTGCTGACGAGTAGTCCTGTGAGTCAGCCCACCTCCGTGCTGACGAGTAGTCCTGTGAGTCAGCCCACCTCCGTGCTGACGAGTAGTCCTGTGAGTCAGCCCACCTCCGTGCTGACGAGTAGTTCCTGTGAGTCAGCCCACCTCCGTGCTGACGAGTAGTCCTGTGAGTCAGCCCACCTCCGTGCTGACGAGTAGTCCTGTGAGTCCGCCCACCTCAGTGCTGACGAGTAGTCCTGTGAGTCAGCCCACCTCCGTGCTGACGAGTAGTCCTGTGAGTCAGCGCACCTCCGTGCTGACGAGTAGTCCTGTGAGTCAGCCCACCTCCGTGCTGACGAGTAGTCCTGTGAGTCAGCCCACCTCCGTGCTGACGAGTAGTTCTGTGAGTCAGCCCACCTCCGTGCTGACGAGTAGTCCTGTGATTCAGCCCACCTCCGTGCTGACGAGTAGTCCTGTGAGTCAGCCCACCTCTGTGCTGACGAGTAGTCCTGTGAGTCAGCCCACCTCCGTGCTGACGAGTAGTCCTGTGAGTCAGCCCACCTCCGTGCTGACGAGTAGTCCTGTGAGTCAGCCCACCTCCGTGCTGACGAGTAGTCCTGTGAGTCAGCCCACCTCCGTGCTGACGAGTAGTCCTGTGAGTCAGCCCACCTCCGTGCTGACGAGTAGTCCTGTGAGTCAGCCCACCTCCGTGCTGACGAGTAGTCCTGTGAGTCAGCCCACCTCCGTGCTGACGAGTAGTCCTGTGAGTCAGCCCACCTCCGTGCTGTGGCGTAGTCAGTTCAACCTCAAATTTGCATGAGGAAGATTTTTCCAGTCGTGCCGCAAATGGATTCAAGATGCTCACTTTCTTGCCATGATGCGCTCTGCGACGCTAGCTGCTTTAAGCTCTGCGACGCTAGCTGCTCTAAGCTCTGCGACGCTAGCTGCTCTGCGACGCTAGCTGCTCTGCGCTCTGCGACGCTAGCTGCTCTGCGCTCTGCGACGCTAGCTGCTCTGCGCTCTGCGACGCTAGCTGCTCTGCGCTCTGCGACGCTAGCTGCTCTGCGCTCTGCGACGCTAGCTGCTCTGCGCTCTGCGACGCTAGCTGCTCTGCGCTCTGCGACGCTAGCTGCTCTGCGCTCTGCGACGCTAGCTGCTCTGCGTTGTGCAACGCTAGCTGCTCTGCGCTCTGCGACGCTAGCTGCTCTAAGCTCTGCGACGCTAGCTGCTCTAAGCTCTGCGACGCTAGCTGCTCTGCGCTCTGCGACGCTAGCTGCTCTAAGCTCTGCGACGCTAGCTGCTCTGCGCTCTGCGACGCTAGCTGCTCTAAGCTCTGCGACGCTAGCTGCTCTAAGCTCTGCGACGCTAGCTGCTCTAAGCTCTGCGACGCTAGCTGCTCTGCGCTCTGCGACGCTAGCTGCTCTAAGCTCTGCGACGCTAGCTGCTCTGCGCTCTGCGACGCTAGCTGCTCTAAGCTCTGCGACGCTAGCTGCTCTGCGACGCTAGCTGCTCTAAGCTCTGCGACGCTGCCTGCTCTGCGCTCTGCGACGCTAGCTGCTCTGCGCTCTGCGACGCTAGCTGCTCTGCGCTCTGCGACGCTAGCTGCTCTGCGCTCTGTGACGCTAGCTGCTCTGCGCTCTGCGACGCTAGCTGCTCTAAGCTCTGCGACGCTAGCTGCTCTGCGCTCTGCGACGCTAGCTGCTCTAAGCTCTGCGACGCTAGCTGCTCTGCGCTCTGCGACGCTAGCTGCTCTAAGCTCTGCGACGCTAGCTGCTCTAAGCTCTGCGACGCTAGCTGCTCTAAGCTCTGCGACGCTAGCTGCTCTAAGCTCTGCGACGCTAACTGCTCTAAGCTCTGCGACGCTAGCTGCTCTAAGCTCTGCGACGCTAGCTGCTCTAAGCTCTGCGACGCTAGCTGCTCTGCGCTCTGCGATGCTAGCTGCTCTACGTTCTGCGATGTTAGCTGCTCTGCGATGCTAGCTGCTCTGCGCTCTGCGACGTTAGCTGCTCTACGCTTTGCGACGCTAGATGCTCTGCGCTCTGCGACGCTAGATGCTCTGCGCTCTCCCTCGAGACCACTGCAGCCGGTAACAGCAAGCTGTTCATCCGGACAATTAATCCATCTGTCTACAGACGAGTCCCTTGGGTGTTTGGTGAAATTGTGTCGAGCGcgcacccttggtgtggtgtggaCCCCTGAGTGACCTACAAGGTGTGGTGTGGACCCCTGAGTGACGTACAAGGTGTGGTGCGGGCCCCTGAGTGACGTACAAGGTGTGGTGCGGGCCCCTGAGTGACGTACAAGGTGTGGTGCGGGCCCCTGAGTGACGTACAAGGTGTGGTGCGGGCCCCTGAGTGACCTACAAGGTGTGGTGCGGGCCCCTGAGTGACGTACAAGGTGTGGTGCGGGCCCCTGAGTGACCTACAAGGTGTAGTGCGGGCCCCTGAGTGACGTACAAGGTGTGGTGCGGGCCCCTGAGTGACCTACAAGGTGTGGTGTGGACCCCTGAGTGACCTACAAGGTGTGGTGCGGGCCCCTGAGTGACCTACAAGGTGTGGTGCGGGCCCCTGAGTGACGTACGAGGTGTGGTGCGGGCCCCTGAGTGACCTACAAGGTGTGGTGCGGGCCCCTGAGTGACGTACAAGGTGTGGTTCGGGCCCCTGAGTGACGTACAAGGTGTGGTG is a genomic window of Procambarus clarkii isolate CNS0578487 chromosome 8, FALCON_Pclarkii_2.0, whole genome shotgun sequence containing:
- the LOC138359765 gene encoding uncharacterized protein is translated as MPGGEREARREPHLAEKGPVSNALRTVVIQHPILASYHWTSPILAPRSRRIASATLGEDFSPSLVSQPTSVLTSSPVSQRTSVLTSSPVSPPTSVLASSLVSQPTSVLASSLVSQPTSVLTSSPVSQPTSVLASSLVSQPTSVLTSSPVSQPTSVLASSLVSQPTSVLTSSPVSQPTSVLASSLVSQPTSVLTSSPVSQPTSVLTSIPVSQRTSLLTSSLVSQPTSVLTSSPVSQPTSVLTSSLVSQPTSVLTSSPVSQRTSVLTSSLVSQPTSVLTSSSVSQPTSVLTSSPVSQPTSVLASSPVSQRTSVLTSSPVSQPTSVLASSPVSQRTSVLTSSPVSQPTSVLTSSPVSQRTSVLTSSPVSQRTSVLTISPVSQPTSVLTSSPVSQRTSVLTSSPVSQPTSVLTSSPVSQRTSVLTSSPVSQPTSVLTSSPVSQPTSVLTSSPVSQPTSVLTSSPVSQPTSVLTSSPVSQPTSVLTSSPVSQPTSVLTSSPVSQPTSVLTSSPVSQPTSVLTSSPVSQPTSVLTSSPVSPPTSVLTSSPVSQPTSVLTSSPVSQPTSVLTSSPVSQPTSVLTSSPPTSVLKRSPVSQPTSVLTSSPVSPPTSVLTSSPVSQPTSVLTSSPVSQPTSVLASSLVSQPTSVLTSSPVSQPTSVLASSLRTSLLTSSLVSQPTSVLTSSPVSQPTSVLTSSLVSQPTSVLTSSPVSQRTSVLTSSPVSQRTSVLTSSPVSQRTSVLTSSLVSQPTSVLTSSPVSQPTSVLTSSPVSQPTSVLASSPVSQRTSVLTSSPVSQPTSVLTSSPVSQRTSVLTSSPVSQRTSVLTSSPVSQPTSVLTSSPVSQRTSVLTSSPVSQPTSVLTSSPVSQPTSVLTSSPVSQPTSVLTSSPVSQPTSVLTSSPVSQPTSVLTSSPVSQPTSVLTSSPVSQPTSVLTSSPVSQPTSVLTSSPVSQPTSVLTSSPPTSVLKSSPVSQPTSVLTSSPVSPPTSVLTSSPVSQPNSVLTSSPVSQPTSVLASSLVSQPTSVLTSSPVSQPTSVLASSLRTSLLTSSLVSQPTSVLTSSPVSQPTSVLTSSLVSQPTSVLTSSPVSQPTSVLTSSPLSQRTSVLTSSPVSQRTSVLTSSLVSQPTSVLTSSPVSQPTSVLTSSPVSQPTSVLASSPVSQRTSVLTSSPVSQPTSVLTSSPVSQRTSVLTSSPVSQRTSVLTSSPVSQPTSVLTSSPVSQRTSVLTSSPVSQPTSVLTSSPVSQRTSVLTSSPVSQPTSVLTSSPVSQPTSVLTSSPVSQPTSVLTSSPVSQPTSVLTSSPVSQPTSVLTSSPVSQPTSVLTSSPVSQPTSVLTSSPVSQPTSVLTSSPVSQPTSVLTSSPVSPPTSVLTSSPVSQPTSVLTSSPVSQPTSVLTSSPVSQRTSVLTSSPVSQPTSVLTSSPVSQPTSVLTSSPVSQPTSVLTSSPPTSVLTSSPVSQPTSVLTSSPVSPPTSVLTSSPVSQPTSVLTSSPVSQRTSVLTSSPVSQPTSVLTSSPVSQPTSVLTSSSVSQPTSVLTSSPVIQPTSVLTSSPVSQPTSVLTSSPVSQPTSVLTSSPVSQPTSVLTSSPVSQPTSVLTSSPVSQPTSVLTSSPVSQPTSVLTSSPVSQPTSVLTSSPVSQPTSVLTSSPVSQPTSVLWRSQFNLKFA